In Amblyraja radiata isolate CabotCenter1 chromosome 39, sAmbRad1.1.pri, whole genome shotgun sequence, the following proteins share a genomic window:
- the ckap2l gene encoding cytoskeleton-associated protein 2-like isoform X4, which translates to MYNSCLVVTSTLLMFDLTGALELRRQQLEAYLQRKGKLKVPGLTDRYYLGDKNNLKIQPRTAPFKVGLGNAQKHDAHTKQCELQSTNNPSRTNHVKSIAARNQVQHCSRTAEKNPALTQTVSMFPQVTTALFPMESNAEREIIVDESAQERQCLGNLKPENSTHYEFIHNSSNQEKENKCTVGTAQTAGQSTSTVLMNQLTQQVNETQISRLKGTPSDNHSWAIGIDNIDRVVPAVLRPVGKSGVAPTQARPVGRSRAAPAQARPVGRSRAPPAAARPVGKCGAAPAQARPVGRSRAPPAAARLVGSSRAAPAQARPVSSSRAAPAQARPVISSRAAPAQARPVSSSRAAPAQARPVSSSRAAPAQARPVGRSRAAPAVARSGAVPSAPKVMGSARPSPRAAKPVSRLGAAPCAAKSRRAPRAAKQVSSSRALTCAAKSTGGMTAPNEPSKAEVVKSCGKLSKTGQQCESEKTMKSPCIASRPNGSNSIESRSLTIWKPFTRSAQRLHPTLVSPTRNIKVNKDEVQNISKLAASVMSTAKQRDDQSSITKTLKGKDERRKQLEEWLASKGKTYKRPPMPTPLKKVLKSVKKNLECSFLEALEEEQKSLADRVHHMLNDCMKLLERGSSPEQVSEALRNVPDGEKFAKYWICQAHLLELTGTMEAIIALFEQAVHSGAEPVEELRSALVETIMRNVNSHTSCTEKEDVKTEGFEESAVATPRTTVVESLFSKIDGRGSSMIKYRVTATPQVLRTNQLQSKIQSYGKQDLKFLTPVRRSVRIEHVSAWHPEMLREHDCCVASLNELLDEDEAETFVYRENKALLE; encoded by the exons ATGTACAACAGCTGTTTGGTGGTGACGTCCACGCTTTTGATGTTTGACCTAACTGGGGCATTAG AACTTCGAAGGCAACAACTTGAAGcttatctccagagaaaagggaaATTGAAGGTTCCAGGTCTGACTGACAG GTATTATTTAGGGGACAAAAACAATCTGAAAATACAACCAAGAACTGCTCCATTCAAAGTTGGGTTG GGAAACGCCCAGAAGCATGATGCTCATACAAAACAATGTGAACTCCAAAGCACGAACAACCCATCACGTACTAATCATGTCAAATCAATCGCTGCTAGGAATCAAGTTCAACACTGCTCAAGAACCGCTGAAAAAAATCCCGCCCTCACTCAAacagtttctatgtttccccaagTTACGACTGCATTATTCCCAATGGAGTCAAATGCAGAAAGGGAAATTATTGTTGATGAATCAGCTCAAGAAAGACAATGTTTAGGAAACTTAAAACCTGAAAATTCAACACATTATGAATTTATTCATAATTCAAGCaatcaagaaaaggaaaataaatgtaCAGTAGGTACAGCACAAACTGCTGGACAATCTACCAGTACAGTTTTAATGAATCAGTTGACACAACAGGTGAATGAAACTCAAATCAGCAGATTAAAGGGGACTCCTTCAGATAATCACTCGTGGGCCATTGGTATCGACAATATAGACAGGGTGGTCCCTGCTGTGTTGAGGCCAGTGGGCAAGTCTGGAGTAGCCCCCACTCAG GCCAGGCCGGTGGGCAGGTCCAGAGCGGCCCCCGCTCAGGCCAGGCCAGTGGGCAGGTCCAGGGCCCCCCCTGCTGCAGCCAGGCCAGTGGGCAAGTGTGGAGCGGCCCCTGCTCAGGCTAGGCCAGTGGGCAGGTCCAGGGCGCCccctgctgcagccaggttggtgGGCAG CTCCAGAGCGGCCCCTGCTCAGGCCAGGCCAGTAAGCAGCTCCAGAGCGGCCCCCGCTCAGGCCAGGCCAGTGATCAGCTCCAGAGCGGCCCCTGCTCAGGCCAGGCCAGTGAGCAGCTCCAGAGCGGCCCCTGCTCAGGCCAGGCCAGTGAGCAGCTCCAGAGCGGCCCCCGCTCAGGCCAGGCCAGTGGGCAGGTCCAGGGCGGCCCCTGCGGTGGCACGGTCTGGTGCAGTCCCCAGTGCACCCAAAGTCATGGGTAGCGCTAGACCATCGCCCCGTGCAGCCAAGCCTGTGAGCAGGCTTGGGGCAGCTCCATGTGCAGCCAAGTCTAGGAGAGCCCCTCGTGCAGCCAAGCAGGTGAGCAGCTCCAGAGCACTCACTTGTGCAGCCAAATCTACAGGTGGAATGACTGCTCCAAATGAGCCTTCAAAAGCAGAGGTAGTAAAGAGCTGTGGGAAATTGAGCAAAACAGGACAACAATGTGAAAGTGAAAAAACGATGAAATCGCCATGTATTGCAAGCAGACCGAATGGATCCAATTCTATTGAAAGTAGATCTCTGACAATATGGAAACCTTTTACACGATCTGCTCAAAGATTGCATCCAACTTTGGTGTCTCCTACAAGAAATATAAAGGTCAATAAAgatgaagtacaaaacataagcaAATTGGCAGCATCAGTAATGAGCACAGCTAAGCAGAGAGATGATCAAAGTTCCATCACCAAGACATTGAAAGGAAAAGATGAAAGAAG GAAACAACTTGAAGAGTGGTTAGCTTCTAAAGGGAAGACCTACAAACGCCCTCCCATGCCAACCCCTTTGAAGAAAGTTTTAAAATCTGTAAAGAAGAATTTGGAGTGCTCTTTCTTGGAAGCACTGGAAGAAGAACAGAAGAGCCTGGCAGATCGGGTGCACCACATGTTGAATGACTGCATGAAGCTGCTAGAGAGG GGTTCCTCGCCTGAACAAGTGTCTGAAGCGTTGCGGAATGTTCCTGACGGTGAGAAGTTTGCCAAGTACTGGATATGCCAAGCACATCTGCTAGAATTAACTGGTACGATGGAGGCCATCATTGCTCTGTTTGAGCAGGCTgttcacagtggtgcagag CCAGTTGAAGAGCTGCGGTCTGCACTTGTGGAAACCATCATGAGGAATGTAAACTCTCACACATCCTGTACAG AAAAGGAAGATGTTAAAACTGAAGGTTTTGAAGAATCAGCTGTTGCCACGCCTCGTACAACAGTAGTGGAGTCTCTGTTCAGCAAAATAGATGGGCGTGGTTCATCCATGATCAAATACAGAGTGACCGCAACACCCCAAGTGCTCAG AACAAATCAGCTTCAAAGCAAAATCCAATCCTATGGGAAGCAAGATCTGAAGTTCCTCACCCCAGTCCGGCGCTCGGTTCGCATTGAGCATGTTTCTGCTTGGCACCCTGAGATGTTGAGAGAGCATGACTGCTGTGTGGCCTCCCTGAATGAACTTTTAGATGAGGATGAGGCTGAAACATTTGTTTACAGAGAAAACAAGGCTCTGCTGGAATAA
- the ckap2l gene encoding cytoskeleton-associated protein 2-like isoform X1, with the protein MEARARSGSVRMAESELRRQQLEAYLQRKGKLKVPGLTDRYYLGDKNNLKIQPRTAPFKVGLGNAQKHDAHTKQCELQSTNNPSRTNHVKSIAARNQVQHCSRTAEKNPALTQTVSMFPQVTTALFPMESNAEREIIVDESAQERQCLGNLKPENSTHYEFIHNSSNQEKENKCTVGTAQTAGQSTSTVLMNQLTQQVNETQISRLKGTPSDNHSWAIGIDNIDRVVPAVLRPVGKSGVAPTQARPVSSSRVAPVQARPVGRSRAAPAQARPVGRSRAPPAAARPVGKCGAAPAQARPVGRSRAPPAAARLVGRSRTAPNQARPVISSRAAPAQARPVSSSRAAPAQARPVISSRAAPAQARPVSSSRAAPAQARPVSSSRAAPAQARPVGRSRAAPAVARSGAVPSAPKVMGSARPSPRAAKPVSRLGAAPCAAKSRRAPRAAKQVSSSRALTCAAKSTGGMTAPNEPSKAEVVKSCGKLSKTGQQCESEKTMKSPCIASRPNGSNSIESRSLTIWKPFTRSAQRLHPTLVSPTRNIKVNKDEVQNISKLAASVMSTAKQRDDQSSITKTLKGKDERRKQLEEWLASKGKTYKRPPMPTPLKKVLKSVKKNLECSFLEALEEEQKSLADRVHHMLNDCMKLLERGSSPEQVSEALRNVPDGEKFAKYWICQAHLLELTGTMEAIIALFEQAVHSGAEPVEELRSALVETIMRNVNSHTSCTEKEDVKTEGFEESAVATPRTTVVESLFSKIDGRGSSMIKYRVTATPQVLRTNQLQSKIQSYGKQDLKFLTPVRRSVRIEHVSAWHPEMLREHDCCVASLNELLDEDEAETFVYRENKALLE; encoded by the exons ATGGAGGCGAGAGCGCGGAGCGGCAGCGTTCGGATGGCGGAGTCAG AACTTCGAAGGCAACAACTTGAAGcttatctccagagaaaagggaaATTGAAGGTTCCAGGTCTGACTGACAG GTATTATTTAGGGGACAAAAACAATCTGAAAATACAACCAAGAACTGCTCCATTCAAAGTTGGGTTG GGAAACGCCCAGAAGCATGATGCTCATACAAAACAATGTGAACTCCAAAGCACGAACAACCCATCACGTACTAATCATGTCAAATCAATCGCTGCTAGGAATCAAGTTCAACACTGCTCAAGAACCGCTGAAAAAAATCCCGCCCTCACTCAAacagtttctatgtttccccaagTTACGACTGCATTATTCCCAATGGAGTCAAATGCAGAAAGGGAAATTATTGTTGATGAATCAGCTCAAGAAAGACAATGTTTAGGAAACTTAAAACCTGAAAATTCAACACATTATGAATTTATTCATAATTCAAGCaatcaagaaaaggaaaataaatgtaCAGTAGGTACAGCACAAACTGCTGGACAATCTACCAGTACAGTTTTAATGAATCAGTTGACACAACAGGTGAATGAAACTCAAATCAGCAGATTAAAGGGGACTCCTTCAGATAATCACTCGTGGGCCATTGGTATCGACAATATAGACAGGGTGGTCCCTGCTGTGTTGAGGCCAGTGGGCAAGTCTGGAGTAGCCCCCACTCAGGCCAGGCCAGTAAGCAGCTCAAGAGTGGCCCCCGTTCAGGCCAGGCCGGTGGGCAGGTCCAGAGCGGCCCCCGCTCAGGCCAGGCCAGTGGGCAGGTCCAGGGCCCCCCCTGCTGCAGCCAGGCCAGTGGGCAAGTGTGGAGCGGCCCCTGCTCAGGCTAGGCCAGTGGGCAGGTCCAGGGCGCCccctgctgcagccaggttggtgGGCAGGTCCAGAACGGCACCCAATCAGGCCAGGCCAGTGATCAGCTCCAGAGCGGCCCCTGCTCAGGCCAGGCCAGTAAGCAGCTCCAGAGCGGCCCCCGCTCAGGCCAGGCCAGTGATCAGCTCCAGAGCGGCCCCTGCTCAGGCCAGGCCAGTGAGCAGCTCCAGAGCGGCCCCTGCTCAGGCCAGGCCAGTGAGCAGCTCCAGAGCGGCCCCCGCTCAGGCCAGGCCAGTGGGCAGGTCCAGGGCGGCCCCTGCGGTGGCACGGTCTGGTGCAGTCCCCAGTGCACCCAAAGTCATGGGTAGCGCTAGACCATCGCCCCGTGCAGCCAAGCCTGTGAGCAGGCTTGGGGCAGCTCCATGTGCAGCCAAGTCTAGGAGAGCCCCTCGTGCAGCCAAGCAGGTGAGCAGCTCCAGAGCACTCACTTGTGCAGCCAAATCTACAGGTGGAATGACTGCTCCAAATGAGCCTTCAAAAGCAGAGGTAGTAAAGAGCTGTGGGAAATTGAGCAAAACAGGACAACAATGTGAAAGTGAAAAAACGATGAAATCGCCATGTATTGCAAGCAGACCGAATGGATCCAATTCTATTGAAAGTAGATCTCTGACAATATGGAAACCTTTTACACGATCTGCTCAAAGATTGCATCCAACTTTGGTGTCTCCTACAAGAAATATAAAGGTCAATAAAgatgaagtacaaaacataagcaAATTGGCAGCATCAGTAATGAGCACAGCTAAGCAGAGAGATGATCAAAGTTCCATCACCAAGACATTGAAAGGAAAAGATGAAAGAAG GAAACAACTTGAAGAGTGGTTAGCTTCTAAAGGGAAGACCTACAAACGCCCTCCCATGCCAACCCCTTTGAAGAAAGTTTTAAAATCTGTAAAGAAGAATTTGGAGTGCTCTTTCTTGGAAGCACTGGAAGAAGAACAGAAGAGCCTGGCAGATCGGGTGCACCACATGTTGAATGACTGCATGAAGCTGCTAGAGAGG GGTTCCTCGCCTGAACAAGTGTCTGAAGCGTTGCGGAATGTTCCTGACGGTGAGAAGTTTGCCAAGTACTGGATATGCCAAGCACATCTGCTAGAATTAACTGGTACGATGGAGGCCATCATTGCTCTGTTTGAGCAGGCTgttcacagtggtgcagag CCAGTTGAAGAGCTGCGGTCTGCACTTGTGGAAACCATCATGAGGAATGTAAACTCTCACACATCCTGTACAG AAAAGGAAGATGTTAAAACTGAAGGTTTTGAAGAATCAGCTGTTGCCACGCCTCGTACAACAGTAGTGGAGTCTCTGTTCAGCAAAATAGATGGGCGTGGTTCATCCATGATCAAATACAGAGTGACCGCAACACCCCAAGTGCTCAG AACAAATCAGCTTCAAAGCAAAATCCAATCCTATGGGAAGCAAGATCTGAAGTTCCTCACCCCAGTCCGGCGCTCGGTTCGCATTGAGCATGTTTCTGCTTGGCACCCTGAGATGTTGAGAGAGCATGACTGCTGTGTGGCCTCCCTGAATGAACTTTTAGATGAGGATGAGGCTGAAACATTTGTTTACAGAGAAAACAAGGCTCTGCTGGAATAA
- the ckap2l gene encoding cytoskeleton-associated protein 2-like isoform X2, whose translation MYNSCLVVTSTLLMFDLTGALELRRQQLEAYLQRKGKLKVPGLTDRYYLGDKNNLKIQPRTAPFKVGLGNAQKHDAHTKQCELQSTNNPSRTNHVKSIAARNQVQHCSRTAEKNPALTQTVSMFPQVTTALFPMESNAEREIIVDESAQERQCLGNLKPENSTHYEFIHNSSNQEKENKCTVGTAQTAGQSTSTVLMNQLTQQVNETQISRLKGTPSDNHSWAIGIDNIDRVVPAVLRPVGKSGVAPTQARPVSSSRVAPVQARPVGRSRAAPAQARPVGRSRAPPAAARPVGKCGAAPAQARPVGRSRAPPAAARLVGSSRAAPAQARPVSSSRAAPAQARPVISSRAAPAQARPVSSSRAAPAQARPVSSSRAAPAQARPVGRSRAAPAVARSGAVPSAPKVMGSARPSPRAAKPVSRLGAAPCAAKSRRAPRAAKQVSSSRALTCAAKSTGGMTAPNEPSKAEVVKSCGKLSKTGQQCESEKTMKSPCIASRPNGSNSIESRSLTIWKPFTRSAQRLHPTLVSPTRNIKVNKDEVQNISKLAASVMSTAKQRDDQSSITKTLKGKDERRKQLEEWLASKGKTYKRPPMPTPLKKVLKSVKKNLECSFLEALEEEQKSLADRVHHMLNDCMKLLERGSSPEQVSEALRNVPDGEKFAKYWICQAHLLELTGTMEAIIALFEQAVHSGAEPVEELRSALVETIMRNVNSHTSCTEKEDVKTEGFEESAVATPRTTVVESLFSKIDGRGSSMIKYRVTATPQVLRTNQLQSKIQSYGKQDLKFLTPVRRSVRIEHVSAWHPEMLREHDCCVASLNELLDEDEAETFVYRENKALLE comes from the exons ATGTACAACAGCTGTTTGGTGGTGACGTCCACGCTTTTGATGTTTGACCTAACTGGGGCATTAG AACTTCGAAGGCAACAACTTGAAGcttatctccagagaaaagggaaATTGAAGGTTCCAGGTCTGACTGACAG GTATTATTTAGGGGACAAAAACAATCTGAAAATACAACCAAGAACTGCTCCATTCAAAGTTGGGTTG GGAAACGCCCAGAAGCATGATGCTCATACAAAACAATGTGAACTCCAAAGCACGAACAACCCATCACGTACTAATCATGTCAAATCAATCGCTGCTAGGAATCAAGTTCAACACTGCTCAAGAACCGCTGAAAAAAATCCCGCCCTCACTCAAacagtttctatgtttccccaagTTACGACTGCATTATTCCCAATGGAGTCAAATGCAGAAAGGGAAATTATTGTTGATGAATCAGCTCAAGAAAGACAATGTTTAGGAAACTTAAAACCTGAAAATTCAACACATTATGAATTTATTCATAATTCAAGCaatcaagaaaaggaaaataaatgtaCAGTAGGTACAGCACAAACTGCTGGACAATCTACCAGTACAGTTTTAATGAATCAGTTGACACAACAGGTGAATGAAACTCAAATCAGCAGATTAAAGGGGACTCCTTCAGATAATCACTCGTGGGCCATTGGTATCGACAATATAGACAGGGTGGTCCCTGCTGTGTTGAGGCCAGTGGGCAAGTCTGGAGTAGCCCCCACTCAGGCCAGGCCAGTAAGCAGCTCAAGAGTGGCCCCCGTTCAGGCCAGGCCGGTGGGCAGGTCCAGAGCGGCCCCCGCTCAGGCCAGGCCAGTGGGCAGGTCCAGGGCCCCCCCTGCTGCAGCCAGGCCAGTGGGCAAGTGTGGAGCGGCCCCTGCTCAGGCTAGGCCAGTGGGCAGGTCCAGGGCGCCccctgctgcagccaggttggtgGGCAG CTCCAGAGCGGCCCCTGCTCAGGCCAGGCCAGTAAGCAGCTCCAGAGCGGCCCCCGCTCAGGCCAGGCCAGTGATCAGCTCCAGAGCGGCCCCTGCTCAGGCCAGGCCAGTGAGCAGCTCCAGAGCGGCCCCTGCTCAGGCCAGGCCAGTGAGCAGCTCCAGAGCGGCCCCCGCTCAGGCCAGGCCAGTGGGCAGGTCCAGGGCGGCCCCTGCGGTGGCACGGTCTGGTGCAGTCCCCAGTGCACCCAAAGTCATGGGTAGCGCTAGACCATCGCCCCGTGCAGCCAAGCCTGTGAGCAGGCTTGGGGCAGCTCCATGTGCAGCCAAGTCTAGGAGAGCCCCTCGTGCAGCCAAGCAGGTGAGCAGCTCCAGAGCACTCACTTGTGCAGCCAAATCTACAGGTGGAATGACTGCTCCAAATGAGCCTTCAAAAGCAGAGGTAGTAAAGAGCTGTGGGAAATTGAGCAAAACAGGACAACAATGTGAAAGTGAAAAAACGATGAAATCGCCATGTATTGCAAGCAGACCGAATGGATCCAATTCTATTGAAAGTAGATCTCTGACAATATGGAAACCTTTTACACGATCTGCTCAAAGATTGCATCCAACTTTGGTGTCTCCTACAAGAAATATAAAGGTCAATAAAgatgaagtacaaaacataagcaAATTGGCAGCATCAGTAATGAGCACAGCTAAGCAGAGAGATGATCAAAGTTCCATCACCAAGACATTGAAAGGAAAAGATGAAAGAAG GAAACAACTTGAAGAGTGGTTAGCTTCTAAAGGGAAGACCTACAAACGCCCTCCCATGCCAACCCCTTTGAAGAAAGTTTTAAAATCTGTAAAGAAGAATTTGGAGTGCTCTTTCTTGGAAGCACTGGAAGAAGAACAGAAGAGCCTGGCAGATCGGGTGCACCACATGTTGAATGACTGCATGAAGCTGCTAGAGAGG GGTTCCTCGCCTGAACAAGTGTCTGAAGCGTTGCGGAATGTTCCTGACGGTGAGAAGTTTGCCAAGTACTGGATATGCCAAGCACATCTGCTAGAATTAACTGGTACGATGGAGGCCATCATTGCTCTGTTTGAGCAGGCTgttcacagtggtgcagag CCAGTTGAAGAGCTGCGGTCTGCACTTGTGGAAACCATCATGAGGAATGTAAACTCTCACACATCCTGTACAG AAAAGGAAGATGTTAAAACTGAAGGTTTTGAAGAATCAGCTGTTGCCACGCCTCGTACAACAGTAGTGGAGTCTCTGTTCAGCAAAATAGATGGGCGTGGTTCATCCATGATCAAATACAGAGTGACCGCAACACCCCAAGTGCTCAG AACAAATCAGCTTCAAAGCAAAATCCAATCCTATGGGAAGCAAGATCTGAAGTTCCTCACCCCAGTCCGGCGCTCGGTTCGCATTGAGCATGTTTCTGCTTGGCACCCTGAGATGTTGAGAGAGCATGACTGCTGTGTGGCCTCCCTGAATGAACTTTTAGATGAGGATGAGGCTGAAACATTTGTTTACAGAGAAAACAAGGCTCTGCTGGAATAA
- the ckap2l gene encoding cytoskeleton-associated protein 2-like isoform X3, giving the protein MYNSCLVVTSTLLMFDLTGALELRRQQLEAYLQRKGKLKVPGLTDRYYLGDKNNLKIQPRTAPFKVGLGNAQKHDAHTKQCELQSTNNPSRTNHVKSIAARNQVQHCSRTAEKNPALTQTVSMFPQVTTALFPMESNAEREIIVDESAQERQCLGNLKPENSTHYEFIHNSSNQEKENKCTVGTAQTAGQSTSTVLMNQLTQQVNETQISRLKGTPSDNHSWAIGIDNIDRVVPAVLRPVGKSGVAPTQARPVSSSRVAPVQARPVGRSRAAPAQARPVGRSRAPPAAARPVGKCGAAPAQARPVGRSRAPPAAARLVGSSRAAPAQARPVISSRAAPAQARPVSSSRAAPAQARPVSSSRAAPAQARPVGRSRAAPAVARSGAVPSAPKVMGSARPSPRAAKPVSRLGAAPCAAKSRRAPRAAKQVSSSRALTCAAKSTGGMTAPNEPSKAEVVKSCGKLSKTGQQCESEKTMKSPCIASRPNGSNSIESRSLTIWKPFTRSAQRLHPTLVSPTRNIKVNKDEVQNISKLAASVMSTAKQRDDQSSITKTLKGKDERRKQLEEWLASKGKTYKRPPMPTPLKKVLKSVKKNLECSFLEALEEEQKSLADRVHHMLNDCMKLLERGSSPEQVSEALRNVPDGEKFAKYWICQAHLLELTGTMEAIIALFEQAVHSGAEPVEELRSALVETIMRNVNSHTSCTEKEDVKTEGFEESAVATPRTTVVESLFSKIDGRGSSMIKYRVTATPQVLRTNQLQSKIQSYGKQDLKFLTPVRRSVRIEHVSAWHPEMLREHDCCVASLNELLDEDEAETFVYRENKALLE; this is encoded by the exons ATGTACAACAGCTGTTTGGTGGTGACGTCCACGCTTTTGATGTTTGACCTAACTGGGGCATTAG AACTTCGAAGGCAACAACTTGAAGcttatctccagagaaaagggaaATTGAAGGTTCCAGGTCTGACTGACAG GTATTATTTAGGGGACAAAAACAATCTGAAAATACAACCAAGAACTGCTCCATTCAAAGTTGGGTTG GGAAACGCCCAGAAGCATGATGCTCATACAAAACAATGTGAACTCCAAAGCACGAACAACCCATCACGTACTAATCATGTCAAATCAATCGCTGCTAGGAATCAAGTTCAACACTGCTCAAGAACCGCTGAAAAAAATCCCGCCCTCACTCAAacagtttctatgtttccccaagTTACGACTGCATTATTCCCAATGGAGTCAAATGCAGAAAGGGAAATTATTGTTGATGAATCAGCTCAAGAAAGACAATGTTTAGGAAACTTAAAACCTGAAAATTCAACACATTATGAATTTATTCATAATTCAAGCaatcaagaaaaggaaaataaatgtaCAGTAGGTACAGCACAAACTGCTGGACAATCTACCAGTACAGTTTTAATGAATCAGTTGACACAACAGGTGAATGAAACTCAAATCAGCAGATTAAAGGGGACTCCTTCAGATAATCACTCGTGGGCCATTGGTATCGACAATATAGACAGGGTGGTCCCTGCTGTGTTGAGGCCAGTGGGCAAGTCTGGAGTAGCCCCCACTCAGGCCAGGCCAGTAAGCAGCTCAAGAGTGGCCCCCGTTCAGGCCAGGCCGGTGGGCAGGTCCAGAGCGGCCCCCGCTCAGGCCAGGCCAGTGGGCAGGTCCAGGGCCCCCCCTGCTGCAGCCAGGCCAGTGGGCAAGTGTGGAGCGGCCCCTGCTCAGGCTAGGCCAGTGGGCAGGTCCAGGGCGCCccctgctgcagccaggttggtgGGCAG CTCCAGAGCGGCCCCCGCTCAGGCCAGGCCAGTGATCAGCTCCAGAGCGGCCCCTGCTCAGGCCAGGCCAGTGAGCAGCTCCAGAGCGGCCCCTGCTCAGGCCAGGCCAGTGAGCAGCTCCAGAGCGGCCCCCGCTCAGGCCAGGCCAGTGGGCAGGTCCAGGGCGGCCCCTGCGGTGGCACGGTCTGGTGCAGTCCCCAGTGCACCCAAAGTCATGGGTAGCGCTAGACCATCGCCCCGTGCAGCCAAGCCTGTGAGCAGGCTTGGGGCAGCTCCATGTGCAGCCAAGTCTAGGAGAGCCCCTCGTGCAGCCAAGCAGGTGAGCAGCTCCAGAGCACTCACTTGTGCAGCCAAATCTACAGGTGGAATGACTGCTCCAAATGAGCCTTCAAAAGCAGAGGTAGTAAAGAGCTGTGGGAAATTGAGCAAAACAGGACAACAATGTGAAAGTGAAAAAACGATGAAATCGCCATGTATTGCAAGCAGACCGAATGGATCCAATTCTATTGAAAGTAGATCTCTGACAATATGGAAACCTTTTACACGATCTGCTCAAAGATTGCATCCAACTTTGGTGTCTCCTACAAGAAATATAAAGGTCAATAAAgatgaagtacaaaacataagcaAATTGGCAGCATCAGTAATGAGCACAGCTAAGCAGAGAGATGATCAAAGTTCCATCACCAAGACATTGAAAGGAAAAGATGAAAGAAG GAAACAACTTGAAGAGTGGTTAGCTTCTAAAGGGAAGACCTACAAACGCCCTCCCATGCCAACCCCTTTGAAGAAAGTTTTAAAATCTGTAAAGAAGAATTTGGAGTGCTCTTTCTTGGAAGCACTGGAAGAAGAACAGAAGAGCCTGGCAGATCGGGTGCACCACATGTTGAATGACTGCATGAAGCTGCTAGAGAGG GGTTCCTCGCCTGAACAAGTGTCTGAAGCGTTGCGGAATGTTCCTGACGGTGAGAAGTTTGCCAAGTACTGGATATGCCAAGCACATCTGCTAGAATTAACTGGTACGATGGAGGCCATCATTGCTCTGTTTGAGCAGGCTgttcacagtggtgcagag CCAGTTGAAGAGCTGCGGTCTGCACTTGTGGAAACCATCATGAGGAATGTAAACTCTCACACATCCTGTACAG AAAAGGAAGATGTTAAAACTGAAGGTTTTGAAGAATCAGCTGTTGCCACGCCTCGTACAACAGTAGTGGAGTCTCTGTTCAGCAAAATAGATGGGCGTGGTTCATCCATGATCAAATACAGAGTGACCGCAACACCCCAAGTGCTCAG AACAAATCAGCTTCAAAGCAAAATCCAATCCTATGGGAAGCAAGATCTGAAGTTCCTCACCCCAGTCCGGCGCTCGGTTCGCATTGAGCATGTTTCTGCTTGGCACCCTGAGATGTTGAGAGAGCATGACTGCTGTGTGGCCTCCCTGAATGAACTTTTAGATGAGGATGAGGCTGAAACATTTGTTTACAGAGAAAACAAGGCTCTGCTGGAATAA